The following coding sequences lie in one Lolium perenne isolate Kyuss_39 chromosome 2, Kyuss_2.0, whole genome shotgun sequence genomic window:
- the LOC139835532 gene encoding uncharacterized protein produces MAIKIVECKSNNIINVGFVDPDKIHVETVKHKREETGGNLLRFLGQQYFCDSILFPYNYDFHWILLDIQPDKGIVEVRDPLSRGLDGFQDLQKLLQVAWQALKNVHKDITFAKKLTFTPVACPQQPQGTNLCGYYVCESIRMLTTEKQNRNKFDVDFMRDRLQPKEHALGIAEEVAGLLVREVINNKGLFSPDSCSTSK; encoded by the exons ATCAAGATCGTtgagtgcaaaagtaataatattatcaatgttgggtttgttgacccagataaaatacatgttgaaacggtgaagcataaacgcgaagaaacggggggaaacctactaaggtttttggggcagcaatatttctgtgattcaatattgtttccttacaactacga cttccactggattctactagacattcaacctgataagggaatagttgaagtaagagacccactgagtagaggcctggacgggttccaggacttgcagaagttgctccaagt ggcttggcaagctttgaagaatgttcataaggacattacctttgcaaagaagctaacatttactcctgtagcgtgcccccagcagccacaagggacgaatctatgtggatactacgtttgcgagtccattcgcatgttaaccactgagaagcagaacagaaataaattcgac gtcgacttcatgcgggacagactccaaccaaaggaacacgcactaggaatcgcggaggaagtggcgggacttttggttagagaagtaataaacaacaaaggcttgtttagtccagatagttgttctacctccaaatag